Proteins encoded within one genomic window of Candidatus Neomarinimicrobiota bacterium:
- a CDS encoding dihydroorotate dehydrogenase electron transfer subunit, translated as MRIESAIVTNNRKIAGGIWRMEMAAPNICKEVQGPGQFVNIAVSEAWQMPLRRPMSIAGNSGDNLEIIYKLFGEGTRALSKKEKGDSLNVLGPLGNIFEVNAQIGTPVLVGGGVGIAPVLWLHHRLQDERIDHKLIIGAVTADEHFLDHNPGEEIFLTTDDGSLGEEGTVMPALERLTVEADHSTVFACGPGPMLKAVRDYTVANRIGCQMALESYMACGTGLCQGCVIGLDREKPVEDSYHKHYSLVCCDGPVYDAREIVIE; from the coding sequence ATGAGAATTGAATCAGCAATCGTAACGAATAATCGAAAGATCGCCGGCGGCATATGGCGTATGGAGATGGCGGCGCCCAACATCTGTAAAGAGGTTCAGGGCCCCGGACAGTTCGTGAATATCGCCGTCTCGGAAGCGTGGCAGATGCCGCTGCGGAGACCGATGAGCATTGCCGGAAACAGCGGAGACAATCTGGAGATCATCTACAAACTTTTTGGTGAAGGGACTAGAGCATTATCAAAGAAGGAGAAGGGAGACAGCCTCAATGTTCTTGGACCGTTGGGAAACATATTTGAAGTGAATGCTCAGATTGGGACGCCAGTCCTTGTGGGCGGAGGGGTCGGCATTGCGCCAGTTCTATGGCTGCATCATCGATTGCAGGATGAGAGAATTGATCATAAACTCATTATCGGAGCAGTTACCGCTGATGAGCACTTTCTTGATCATAATCCCGGAGAAGAAATTTTCCTGACGACCGATGACGGTTCATTGGGAGAAGAGGGGACAGTCATGCCCGCGCTCGAGAGATTGACAGTTGAAGCCGATCATTCCACCGTTTTCGCCTGCGGTCCCGGACCGATGCTGAAGGCGGTGCGCGACTACACTGTCGCCAATAGAATCGGATGCCAAATGGCACTGGAGAGCTACATGGCGTGTGGCACGGGGTTATGTCAAGGATGTGTCATCGGGTTGGACCGCGAAAAACCAGTGGAAGATAGCTATCATAAGCACTATTCTCTTGTCTGCTGTGACGGTCCGGTCTATGATGCTAGGGAAATAGTGATAGAGTGA